One region of Haladaptatus cibarius D43 genomic DNA includes:
- a CDS encoding TrkH family potassium uptake protein, with protein sequence MPRRPTVAGVPADLAVILRDIGALVLMQATLMTFTVLLALVFGEFYVALAFLIAAGVTAGAGGTARKLFANAPNPVMKHGMVIAAGGWFATAIFGAIPFFLAAHLTPASVMNSYVPAGANYEPIRIGGETTFSSLAYYGNPLHAVFESMSGWTGSGLTMAVHEPSLPHAIQWWRSLIQWVGGVGVIVLTTAILARPGSGSYALYRAETREERIHPSIIHTVQTVWRIFLLYTAIAVVLLFGAIWWSEPQQGLFETFWQSLNHAMTALSTGGFSVTDNSIQSYDSPLVEGVLLPIMALGAIAFPIHYLVLHDRNFDELFSDLQTRWLFVLFVAGSLVLSVQNIIALPVASEAFTQTGWIGTQNLGMSAVAGDATRDSVFQFVSALTCTGFQSSDIGNWSAGGKLIISGAMVVGGAAGSTVGGIKIIRGYMISKGIQWEFSRVFLPASAVVNTRVNGRKLDRNQMYEEFSEATIVSMLWIILLITGSVVLVNVTPGFGYADALFEVASAQGNVGLSTGIVGPMMSPLGEGMLVLNMWVGRLEIIPVLVFIRSALFGLNP encoded by the coding sequence ATGCCACGTCGCCCAACGGTTGCCGGGGTTCCGGCAGACCTTGCGGTCATTCTGCGAGACATCGGTGCGCTCGTGCTGATGCAAGCGACTTTGATGACGTTCACCGTCCTCTTGGCACTCGTATTCGGGGAGTTTTACGTGGCACTCGCGTTTCTCATCGCGGCCGGAGTCACGGCGGGAGCGGGCGGTACTGCCCGGAAACTATTCGCAAACGCGCCGAATCCGGTGATGAAACACGGGATGGTCATCGCCGCAGGCGGGTGGTTCGCCACCGCGATTTTCGGGGCGATTCCGTTCTTCCTCGCCGCGCATCTGACGCCTGCGTCTGTGATGAACAGCTACGTTCCGGCGGGCGCGAACTACGAACCGATTCGAATCGGCGGGGAGACGACGTTCTCCAGCCTCGCCTACTACGGCAATCCCCTCCATGCAGTGTTCGAGAGCATGTCCGGATGGACGGGAAGCGGCCTGACGATGGCGGTTCACGAACCGTCGCTCCCTCATGCGATTCAGTGGTGGCGGTCGCTCATCCAGTGGGTCGGCGGCGTGGGCGTTATCGTCCTCACGACGGCGATTCTCGCCCGTCCCGGAAGCGGCAGTTACGCGCTCTATCGAGCAGAAACCCGAGAAGAGCGAATCCATCCGAGCATCATTCACACGGTGCAGACGGTGTGGCGAATTTTCCTGCTTTACACCGCGATTGCCGTCGTCCTCTTGTTCGGGGCTATTTGGTGGAGCGAGCCACAACAGGGTCTGTTTGAAACGTTTTGGCAGTCGTTAAATCACGCGATGACGGCGCTTTCGACCGGTGGGTTCAGCGTCACGGACAACTCCATCCAGTCGTATGACTCGCCGCTGGTCGAGGGTGTTTTGCTGCCAATCATGGCGCTCGGAGCAATCGCGTTCCCGATTCATTATCTGGTGCTTCACGACCGGAATTTCGACGAACTGTTTTCCGACCTCCAAACGCGCTGGCTGTTCGTCCTCTTCGTCGCCGGAAGCCTCGTGCTGTCGGTGCAGAACATAATCGCGCTCCCGGTTGCAAGCGAAGCGTTCACGCAAACCGGTTGGATTGGAACACAAAACCTCGGAATGTCGGCGGTGGCGGGCGATGCGACTCGGGACTCCGTCTTCCAGTTCGTCAGCGCCCTCACCTGTACGGGCTTCCAGTCGTCGGACATCGGCAACTGGAGCGCAGGCGGCAAACTCATCATCAGCGGCGCAATGGTGGTGGGCGGTGCGGCAGGGAGTACGGTCGGCGGTATCAAAATCATTCGCGGCTACATGATAAGCAAAGGCATCCAGTGGGAGTTCTCGCGGGTGTTTCTCCCGGCATCTGCGGTGGTCAACACCCGAGTCAACGGGCGAAAACTCGACCGAAACCAAATGTACGAGGAGTTCAGCGAAGCAACAATCGTCAGTATGCTCTGGATTATTCTGCTGATTACGGGAAGCGTCGTCCTCGTGAACGTCACCCCCGGATTTGGCTACGCTGATGCCCTCTTCGAGGTCGCTAGCGCACAGGGCAACGTCGGACTTTCGACCGGTATCGTCGGGCCGATGATGTCGCCCCTCGGTGAGGGGATGCTCGTTCTGAATATGTGGGTCGGACGCCTCGAAATAATCCCTGTGTTGGTCTTCATCCGGTCTGCTCTGTTCGGACTCAATCCCTGA
- a CDS encoding potassium channel family protein, whose translation MYLIIVGAGDIGSQLISIATQNSNDVVVIEKNKERAERASMEFDCLVLHDDATVLDTLEEAGADRADALISTTDQDATNIMVCLLGQEMEVPSLISVVHNPEHMNIFRQIGVNVIENPQRLIAEYLYRAVKRPSIKDYMKVGEEAEVFEITADSYAPVSGLTLSEAASEGLFGDGILVVAIERDDEVITPRGNTRIESGDLITIFSENGATPEVTDVFGHYENHD comes from the coding sequence ATGTATCTCATTATCGTCGGTGCGGGCGACATCGGCTCGCAACTCATCAGCATTGCGACCCAGAACAGCAACGACGTGGTGGTCATCGAGAAAAATAAAGAACGCGCGGAACGCGCGTCGATGGAGTTTGACTGTCTCGTCCTCCACGACGACGCGACGGTACTCGACACCTTGGAAGAAGCAGGTGCAGACCGCGCGGACGCCCTCATCAGCACGACCGACCAAGACGCGACGAACATCATGGTCTGTCTGCTGGGACAGGAGATGGAAGTGCCCTCGCTCATCTCGGTCGTTCACAATCCCGAACACATGAACATCTTCCGCCAAATCGGGGTAAACGTCATCGAGAACCCCCAACGCCTCATCGCGGAGTACCTCTATCGCGCCGTAAAACGCCCGTCCATCAAGGACTACATGAAGGTCGGCGAGGAAGCGGAAGTGTTCGAAATCACGGCCGATTCCTATGCGCCGGTTTCGGGCCTCACCCTCTCCGAAGCGGCGAGTGAGGGCCTGTTCGGCGACGGAATATTGGTCGTCGCAATCGAGCGCGACGACGAAGTCATCACCCCGCGCGGGAACACGAGAATAGAAAGTGGCGACCTCATCACCATCTTCTCCGAAAACGGTGCGACGCCGGAGGTAACCGACGTTTTCGGCCATTACGAGAACCACGACTGA
- a CDS encoding HIT family protein: MQQVFAPWRIEWVERDENDVEIEDCVFCELPNRGEDREFLVVARNDHAVVMLNNYPYNPGHVMVIPNQHTADYRELTDEALLGHAKLKQRTFDALETAIGPDGFNVGLNIGEGSGGSIDHLHTHIVPRWQGDTNFMPVLSDTKVIVEALEDTYERIHGAFAEQKGATVPDEDEAVRF, encoded by the coding sequence ATGCAACAGGTGTTCGCGCCGTGGCGAATCGAATGGGTCGAACGTGACGAAAACGACGTCGAAATCGAAGACTGTGTCTTCTGTGAACTCCCGAACCGCGGTGAAGACCGGGAATTTCTCGTCGTGGCGCGAAACGACCACGCCGTGGTGATGCTGAACAACTACCCCTACAATCCGGGCCACGTCATGGTCATTCCGAACCAGCACACCGCGGACTACCGGGAGTTGACGGACGAGGCCCTACTCGGGCACGCGAAACTCAAACAGCGAACCTTCGACGCACTGGAAACCGCCATCGGGCCGGACGGCTTCAACGTTGGCCTAAATATCGGCGAGGGAAGTGGCGGTTCCATCGACCATCTCCACACGCACATCGTCCCGCGGTGGCAGGGCGACACGAATTTTATGCCGGTGCTCTCCGACACGAAGGTCATCGTGGAAGCGCTCGAAGACACCTACGAACGGATTCACGGCGCCTTCGCGGAACAGAAGGGGGCGACGGTTCCCGACGAGGACGAAGCCGTGCGCTTCTGA
- a CDS encoding winged helix-turn-helix transcriptional regulator: protein MTDDWQRTWHAVRSVLGSKWAFHVVRALSEREQGFNDLRRSLGGVSAKTLSERLRELRCLNFVEKEVHATSPPTTTYRLTDHGTSLAAIMSDVESLVEPVECPDGDCPVPAEIAPECVCSNSVEGAAESTCDL from the coding sequence ATGACTGACGACTGGCAACGGACGTGGCACGCCGTCCGGAGCGTTCTCGGGTCGAAGTGGGCATTTCACGTCGTCCGGGCGCTCTCGGAACGAGAACAGGGGTTCAACGACCTCCGGCGGTCGCTCGGTGGCGTCAGTGCGAAGACGCTCTCCGAACGACTGCGAGAGCTGCGGTGTTTGAATTTCGTGGAGAAGGAAGTTCACGCTACGTCACCGCCGACGACGACGTACCGACTCACCGACCACGGAACGTCACTGGCGGCTATCATGTCGGACGTAGAATCGCTGGTCGAACCGGTCGAGTGTCCCGACGGGGACTGCCCGGTACCTGCCGAGATTGCACCCGAATGTGTATGCTCGAACTCGGTCGAGGGTGCGGCGGAATCGACTTGCGACTTGTAG
- a CDS encoding cation diffusion facilitator family transporter, which yields MNRSSAVRTAGIVVLSANLLLAVAKGLVWFQTGSLAVGSEAVNSLSDAVYSVVVLAGLYLTTQPPDFEHPHGHERIEPFVSLLVALGVFAAGGLILWRSATSLLSGDVSATTSLLAVGVLAGTTIVKYGLYRYCLRIGGNANSPAVEAIALDNRNDILTAGAALVGVLGASVGVPELDPLAAGVVSLGILYTGWEIVESNVDYLVGRAPPEDLRATIVQRALVHPDVEGVHDVVAHYVGPEIDVSMHIEVEGDRTLIEAHDIETAVMHSIQAISEVDDVFVHVDPKELGEWKMDDEADRLADTPVRDSEGR from the coding sequence ATGAACCGCTCGTCCGCCGTCCGCACCGCGGGAATCGTCGTTCTCTCGGCGAATCTCCTGCTTGCGGTTGCGAAGGGACTCGTCTGGTTTCAAACCGGGAGCCTCGCGGTCGGTTCCGAGGCGGTCAACAGCCTCTCGGACGCGGTGTACAGCGTCGTCGTTCTCGCCGGACTTTACCTGACGACGCAACCGCCGGATTTCGAACACCCGCACGGACACGAACGAATCGAACCGTTCGTCTCGCTGTTGGTCGCTCTCGGCGTCTTCGCGGCGGGTGGCTTGATTCTCTGGCGCTCCGCTACCTCCCTCCTTTCGGGCGACGTTTCGGCGACGACGAGTTTGCTGGCCGTCGGCGTCCTCGCCGGGACGACCATCGTCAAATACGGACTGTACCGGTACTGTCTCCGAATCGGCGGGAATGCCAACTCGCCCGCGGTGGAAGCAATCGCGCTGGACAACCGCAACGACATCCTCACCGCGGGAGCGGCCCTCGTCGGGGTTCTCGGTGCGTCCGTTGGCGTTCCGGAACTCGACCCGCTCGCGGCGGGCGTCGTCTCGCTCGGCATTTTGTACACCGGGTGGGAAATCGTGGAGAGCAACGTGGATTACCTCGTCGGACGTGCCCCGCCGGAAGACCTTCGGGCGACAATCGTCCAGCGGGCGCTCGTGCATCCCGACGTGGAAGGCGTCCACGACGTCGTCGCCCACTACGTCGGGCCGGAAATCGACGTGAGCATGCACATCGAAGTCGAGGGCGACAGGACGCTCATCGAGGCCCACGACATCGAAACGGCGGTGATGCATTCGATTCAGGCCATTTCCGAGGTGGACGACGTGTTCGTCCACGTTGACCCGAAGGAACTCGGCGAGTGGAAAATGGACGACGAAGCTGACCGCTTGGCTGACACGCCAGTTCGAGACAGTGAGGGCCGGTAG
- a CDS encoding plastocyanin/azurin family copper-binding protein yields the protein MTSQHNRRTLLKATGATLAVGSLAGCIAGGRLESGGESQTDDDAKTNDEVRADRTLKVGPAGELAFVADDITVHPGQTVAWEWKSDTHNIVVKNQPDGANWKGTPGPASKVYDTGYRHTHTFETLGEYEYYCQPHQSAGMVGKVTVAPAEETTEKPTETPDEESPATEDDLPIEVGPGGNLEFSPDLVKVPAGTEVTFVWKSDSHNIAVESQPEGANWDGTPDSENTVFDAGYGHCYTFEVPGKYEYYCVPHETVGEKGTIIVE from the coding sequence ATGACCTCCCAACACAACAGACGGACATTGCTGAAGGCGACCGGCGCGACACTCGCGGTTGGTTCCCTCGCCGGATGTATCGCAGGTGGACGACTCGAGTCGGGTGGCGAATCACAAACCGATGACGATGCGAAAACGAACGACGAGGTTCGGGCGGATAGGACGCTGAAAGTCGGCCCCGCCGGGGAGTTGGCGTTCGTCGCCGACGACATCACCGTCCATCCCGGCCAAACCGTCGCGTGGGAGTGGAAGTCCGACACCCACAACATTGTGGTGAAAAATCAGCCAGACGGGGCGAATTGGAAGGGCACGCCCGGCCCCGCATCGAAAGTGTACGACACGGGCTATCGACACACCCACACCTTCGAAACGCTCGGTGAGTACGAATACTACTGCCAACCTCACCAGTCCGCTGGAATGGTTGGAAAAGTAACTGTCGCACCGGCAGAGGAGACGACCGAGAAACCGACGGAGACCCCGGACGAAGAGTCGCCAGCGACGGAAGACGACCTCCCGATAGAAGTCGGCCCGGGCGGGAATCTGGAGTTCTCCCCTGACTTGGTCAAAGTTCCAGCAGGAACCGAAGTCACCTTCGTCTGGAAGTCGGATTCGCACAACATCGCCGTCGAAAGCCAACCAGAGGGTGCGAACTGGGACGGAACGCCGGACAGCGAAAACACGGTATTTGACGCTGGCTACGGGCACTGTTACACCTTCGAGGTGCCCGGAAAATACGAATACTACTGTGTACCCCACGAAACCGTCGGAGAAAAAGGAACGATAATCGTCGAATAG
- a CDS encoding tRNA (N(6)-L-threonylcarbamoyladenosine(37)-C(2))-methylthiotransferase: MARYHIETYGCTSNRGESRQIESALRDAGHYRVGAPEQADVAIMNSCTVVEKTERNMVRRAKELEAETADLIITGCMALAQGDEFETEGIDAQILHWDDVPTAVTNGECPTPGPGVEPVLDGVVGILPIARGCMSDCSYCITKHATGKIDSPSVEENVEKARALVHAGAKELRITGQDTGVYGWDTGERKLHVLLNRICNEIDGDFRVRVGMANPKGVHGIREELAHVFAENDELYNFIHAPVQSGSNDVLGDMRRQHQVGEYVEIVETFDEHLDYWTLSTDFIVGFPTETDDDHEQSMALLRETRPEKLNVTRFSKRPNTDAAKMKGLGGTIKKERSKAMSELKMDIVGSAYEDMVGTEKRVMVVEEGTGDSVKCRDEAYRQVIVQNATDYGIEPGDFLDVEITGHQTVYAFGKPV; the protein is encoded by the coding sequence ATGGCCCGGTATCACATCGAGACGTATGGGTGTACCTCGAACCGCGGCGAGAGCCGTCAGATAGAGTCCGCGCTCCGTGACGCGGGCCACTATCGCGTGGGGGCACCCGAGCAGGCGGACGTGGCAATCATGAACTCCTGTACGGTGGTGGAGAAGACGGAACGCAACATGGTTCGCCGGGCCAAAGAACTCGAAGCGGAAACGGCAGACCTCATCATCACGGGCTGTATGGCGCTCGCACAGGGCGACGAGTTCGAGACGGAGGGAATCGACGCCCAAATCCTTCACTGGGACGACGTGCCGACGGCGGTGACGAACGGCGAATGTCCGACTCCCGGCCCGGGCGTCGAACCGGTTCTGGACGGCGTGGTCGGCATTCTCCCCATCGCTCGTGGCTGTATGTCCGACTGTTCGTACTGCATCACGAAGCATGCGACCGGAAAAATCGACTCGCCCTCCGTCGAGGAAAACGTCGAGAAGGCCCGCGCGCTCGTCCACGCAGGCGCGAAGGAACTCCGGATTACCGGACAGGACACGGGCGTGTACGGCTGGGATACGGGCGAGCGAAAACTACACGTCTTGCTCAACCGCATCTGCAACGAAATTGACGGCGACTTTCGGGTTCGCGTCGGCATGGCGAATCCGAAAGGTGTTCACGGCATCCGCGAAGAACTCGCGCACGTCTTCGCCGAAAACGACGAACTGTACAACTTCATCCACGCACCGGTGCAATCCGGGTCGAACGACGTGCTCGGCGACATGCGCAGACAGCACCAAGTCGGCGAATACGTCGAAATCGTGGAGACGTTCGACGAGCATCTGGACTACTGGACACTCTCGACGGACTTCATCGTCGGTTTCCCGACGGAAACCGACGACGACCACGAACAGAGCATGGCCCTTCTGCGCGAAACCCGGCCGGAAAAGCTCAACGTCACCCGATTCTCGAAGCGCCCGAACACGGACGCCGCGAAGATGAAGGGTTTGGGTGGAACCATCAAAAAAGAGCGCTCGAAGGCGATGTCCGAGTTGAAGATGGACATCGTCGGGTCGGCCTACGAAGACATGGTCGGCACCGAAAAGCGCGTGATGGTCGTAGAGGAGGGAACCGGCGATTCGGTAAAATGCCGGGACGAGGCGTATCGGCAGGTCATCGTCCAGAACGCCACGGACTACGGCATCGAACCCGGCGATTTTCTCGACGTGGAAATAACCGGCCATCAGACGGTGTACGCGTTCGGAAAGCCGGTTTGA
- a CDS encoding mechanosensitive ion channel family protein translates to MTQHTLVTDTVLQLGGLPGWLQDPISGFIALLPRLVGALVILLIGWVIGRGVAAVVRRVADRIELDRMVLDTPLGRMLGGTESAVSGAFGKLAAWFIYALAILAAANVLAIATLSEWVATAVSYLPALIAGLLVIVLGFVVADFIGDAIMRTRAATHTAYTNWFASGTRMFLYFTAIVIGLDTMGIDVGILYVFARALAWGLAAAVAIGVGVAFGWGGRDYVANHIDGWMSSASQGTPSPQPSDDD, encoded by the coding sequence ATGACTCAACACACGCTAGTCACGGACACGGTACTACAACTAGGGGGCCTCCCGGGATGGTTACAAGACCCAATCTCCGGATTTATCGCACTGCTCCCGCGACTCGTCGGCGCACTCGTCATCCTGCTCATTGGCTGGGTAATCGGTCGCGGCGTGGCGGCGGTCGTCCGCCGAGTTGCCGACCGAATCGAACTCGACAGGATGGTGCTCGATACGCCACTGGGCAGGATGCTCGGCGGCACCGAGAGCGCGGTATCCGGCGCGTTCGGGAAACTCGCCGCGTGGTTCATTTACGCACTGGCGATTCTCGCCGCGGCGAACGTCCTCGCAATCGCAACGCTGTCCGAATGGGTGGCAACCGCAGTCTCGTACCTGCCAGCATTAATCGCGGGACTGCTCGTCATCGTGCTGGGCTTCGTCGTCGCCGACTTCATCGGAGACGCCATCATGCGAACCCGGGCGGCGACGCACACCGCGTACACCAACTGGTTCGCTTCGGGAACTCGGATGTTCCTGTACTTCACCGCCATCGTCATCGGTTTGGATACGATGGGAATCGACGTCGGCATCCTGTACGTCTTCGCGCGAGCACTCGCGTGGGGTCTCGCCGCCGCGGTCGCAATCGGCGTCGGCGTCGCCTTCGGCTGGGGTGGCCGGGACTACGTCGCAAACCACATCGACGGCTGGATGAGCAGTGCGAGTCAGGGCACGCCGAGTCCGCAACCCAGCGACGACGACTAA
- the deoC gene encoding deoxyribose-phosphate aldolase, which yields MNEAELAGAIDHTVLGPETTLEAVESVLDEAKEYGMNACIPPCYVSEAAEYAPDVTLATVVGFPHGQHAIDAKRDEAVGAWDDGADELDMVINVGRLKAGDHDAVKADIEELVAAVPIPVKVIIETALLTDEEKHDACRLAKEADATFVKTSTGFADGGAEIEDVELMAEYLPVKASGGIGDYEEAQAMLDAGAERIGASSGVEIVEDFRG from the coding sequence ATGAACGAAGCCGAACTCGCTGGCGCAATCGACCACACCGTTCTCGGGCCGGAAACGACGCTCGAAGCTGTCGAATCAGTCCTTGACGAAGCAAAAGAATACGGGATGAACGCTTGCATCCCACCATGCTACGTTTCGGAGGCGGCGGAGTACGCACCGGACGTGACCCTCGCAACGGTCGTCGGGTTCCCGCACGGACAGCACGCAATCGACGCGAAACGCGACGAAGCGGTCGGCGCGTGGGATGACGGCGCGGACGAACTGGACATGGTCATCAACGTCGGGCGACTGAAGGCGGGCGACCACGACGCGGTGAAAGCCGACATCGAGGAACTCGTCGCGGCGGTGCCGATTCCGGTGAAAGTCATCATCGAAACCGCATTGCTCACTGACGAGGAAAAACACGACGCCTGCCGATTAGCCAAGGAGGCAGACGCCACGTTCGTCAAAACCTCGACTGGCTTTGCGGATGGGGGGGCGGAAATCGAGGACGTAGAACTGATGGCGGAGTATCTCCCCGTCAAAGCGAGCGGCGGCATCGGCGACTACGAAGAAGCGCAGGCCATGCTCGACGCGGGCGCGGAGCGAATCGGTGCGAGCAGTGGTGTCGAAATCGTGGAAGATTTTCGCGGGTAG
- a CDS encoding ribose 1,5-bisphosphate isomerase, with translation MERDIHPAVTDAADDIADMEIRGAATIADAAAAALGEQAEASEAETPEAFRAEIRTAARELHETRPTAVSLPNALRYVLRGMRGETVSELRASVIEGVVEFRRELDHAQDNLGQIGANRLRDGDTIMTHCHSTDALSCVRHALEDGKEISAIVKETRPRKQGHITAGQLREWDVPVTLIVDNAARRYLDDTDHVLVGADSIAADGSVINKVGTSGLAVNARERDVPIMVAAQTLKFHPGTMTGHTVEIEMRDEAEILPDDEREEIGDVTVENPAFDVTPPRYVDAIVTERGQFPPESVVTLMRELFGDYHASEPWER, from the coding sequence ATGGAACGCGACATTCACCCCGCCGTCACCGACGCCGCGGACGACATCGCCGACATGGAGATTCGCGGTGCGGCGACGATCGCCGACGCCGCCGCGGCGGCGCTCGGCGAACAGGCGGAGGCGAGCGAGGCCGAAACCCCGGAGGCGTTCCGCGCGGAAATACGAACCGCGGCCCGCGAACTCCACGAAACCCGCCCGACTGCGGTGAGTCTGCCGAACGCCCTCCGATACGTCCTCCGCGGAATGCGCGGCGAAACCGTCTCCGAACTCCGAGCGAGCGTCATCGAGGGGGTGGTCGAGTTCCGTCGAGAACTTGACCACGCGCAGGACAACCTCGGCCAAATCGGAGCGAACCGCCTGCGAGACGGCGACACCATCATGACGCACTGCCATTCGACTGACGCCCTCTCCTGCGTTCGTCACGCCCTAGAAGACGGCAAGGAAATCAGCGCCATCGTCAAGGAGACGCGCCCGCGAAAGCAGGGCCACATCACCGCGGGGCAACTCCGCGAGTGGGACGTTCCGGTCACGCTCATCGTGGACAATGCGGCCCGGCGGTATCTGGACGACACCGACCACGTCCTCGTCGGCGCGGACTCGATTGCCGCGGACGGAAGCGTCATCAACAAAGTCGGAACCTCCGGACTGGCGGTCAACGCCCGCGAACGCGACGTTCCGATTATGGTCGCGGCCCAAACTCTGAAATTCCATCCGGGGACGATGACGGGCCACACCGTCGAAATAGAGATGCGGGACGAGGCGGAAATTCTGCCGGACGACGAACGCGAAGAAATCGGGGACGTAACCGTCGAAAACCCGGCGTTCGATGTGACACCGCCGCGATACGTGGACGCAATCGTCACGGAGCGCGGCCAGTTCCCGCCCGAAAGCGTCGTGACGCTGATGCGCGAGTTGTTCGGCGATTACCACGCCAGCGAACCGTGGGAGCGATAG